ATTTGATGCGCAAACTCGCACCTTTGGCAGTGTCGTAGATTCCGAAGTAAGCCGCCCTGTAAATAATGATACCCTGAACGGAGACGTTGAAGCCCTGGTACACGCCCCGCAGTCCATCTGACTTAAAGATTTTTGCCAGGCAGTTAGCCAATCCGCTGAACTCCCTGCTGCTGCCAGCCTTCCCGACATCTGCAGCTAGTCGGGTACGAGCAAAATCGAGGGGGTAGACGAAGCAGAGGGAAGTGGCTCCTGCGGCACCTCCGGAGGCAAGGTTACCGGCGAAGTATCGCCAGAACTGCGTGTGCTTATCTACGCCACCCAGGAAAACCTGCTTGTACTTATCCTTGAAGGCAAAGTTGAGAGCTTGCGTGGGGAAGTAGCGTATGACGTTGGCTAAGTTGCCACGCCAAAAGGAGATAAAGCCTTGCTCCTTGGGAATCCTCACGATACAGTCGACAATACCTTTGTACTGTTTGTCTGCACTGATCTGCTGGCTGGCATGTTGAACCTgtgaaacacaaaaacacaggATAGATGATTTATGAGTGGACCTTAATGTTGTAGATCATAATGTTCTGTGTAGCATGTGGGTGACCATGATTTTGCCACGTAAGACAAGTCAACAACTTTGGAAAAAATCCTGTCCATCAACCATGTGTTTCTGTAGTTTACTGTACTTACAGTAGCAGAGCAtgcattagcaatgcaaaagTCTGGCGTTTAATCTTAGGATCACACTTACAGTAcatatacatttatgcatttggcagacatttttacttttctttctttctttctttcttttcttttaaacacCACGTCTGTCTATGCTTTATTTATGGGGAGAATTGTAAGGACACTCCTTCTTTTGataatatgcttattttccggctcccctggagttaaacgtttggtttttgccgttttggaatacattcagctgatctccgggtctggcggtactacTTTTAGAGTAGCTTAGCATGATCCATTggatctgattggaccattagctttgcactaaaaaaataaccaaagagtttcgatattttttctatttaaatcttgactcttctgtagttacaatgtttactaagactgacggaaaattaaaagtttggattttctaggcagatatggctaggaactatactctcattctggcgtaataatcaaggactttgctgccataacatggctgcaggaggcgcaataatAATatgcactgcccaaaaatagtcccctgctattgaaagttaccaaggggactattttcggctgctgcgtaatatcattggaaactctttggttattttttagcgcgatgctaatgccattaaatggtctaatcagattcaatagattattctaagctatgctaaaagtggtaccgccagagcCGGAGAACGGCTGAAaagattccaaaatggtaaaaatcaaatgtttaactctagagatGCTGGAaagcatattttattttaaaaaaaaagtggaatcaccctttaaaggtgctctaagcgaattcacgcgtaattaagcaatatcgctcgagtaggagtgtgatatagctctatatcatcacggctgtgattaggccagaggcacgaggccgtaggccgagtgccggaggcaatcacagccgtgatgatatagagctatatcacacgactccgagagcaatattgcttttatacaacagtttgacggcacacgtttgaaaaacgaaaactagaaaacacaacggagttattttaaaagcctttttgtttgagaactactacttctgccacggatttgagggctgccataatgacaggtaacactttcggctgctttgaatctcataataactcaatagacggataggcgtttctttatattaacgtttcttggtcacaaagtgtagttttaagattagttcaatcgagaatatatatttattatatttaaatctacagtcgattagttaagatagcgcctgtttgaacgtttgcttagtgagattcggtacatatgagaaccaaagcatgagcggacgtcagtgttcactcgccccgctgaccaccgccctctctgggctacatctctgacagggattccctggctctgatattcgccttgtttgttttttatggtcaaaatgagatcaaatcagcagtatttggtgtcatgataaaactattacttgttttctttttcatatttagtgtcttttgtgttgttattgttttggcgcgaggtaaaagttaataaaactatacttatataatgttactattggtttcccatttactcttaacgcaatacgagcactcgattattattaaactttgttcttgtcagtactatataaaactgttttttataagtgtcagagagatgtttttgcatgctgcttataaatataccagtggcgatattctcataacatgttttaatagtcacgtcgcgattaaataaatgatcaatgtccacatttaaatgCTGCgatgcttacctgcagttccactgtgttttcgcattctgataagagatatagctccagaagaaaaaccgagtgtttacattcctctttccaagtgtccacacgatgtgacaagacattaatcccattaagtttaacgtaacatccaagagcgctgatctttgacggaataataacttccgattggggattcacagactgatttatgagctagtgaactaataagacacacggagagtgtttaaaaacagcgcgtctgtgtttttccattcagagatgagcctgtttaggacctccattcactaggtggcggaatgatacgaaaggtgaagcggttacagtgccgttatcaggaCAATAttgcatagctcttagccaatcagattcgagaaccagaaagaactgttgtataatagaccataaaacattttttgttacataaagctaacatctcctcactatctgcttgctacaTGACCGATgaacaaactgtaaaaaaaaccgCAATCTCTAGACAGCCCAGACTCCACAAACgacaataacaacacagtggcaaacctagcaccacgaaacataacaaagtgttccagccaataaatgacaagaaggatttgggggtgggggttgggcacgttcatgaaagcacggaagggagagggagggggaggagttagctacgctccgtttgtttgaaaacagttcaaacctCAACAAAAAGTGATGTCGCACAGATTCGCTCAGAGCGCCTTTAAGTCTAATTATAAAGTAAGACTAGAAAAGATCTTTTTTATCTAAAAACCTTAAAACTATATTTGGATAAACTTGATTAAAAACTTTTTCGAATGTGtcaacagaataaaaaagtTTTCTTACAGTGACAGAGGTAATACAATCTAGTAGAATGTGTTTAATGGACAATAAATTCTAACAAGATGAATATTTTGGAGTTTTTCCTCCTGAGAGTAAAAATTGAAGTGTACAGTAATTTTGTAATGTCCTATTCTGCATCCTGTATATAGATGACATGATCCCAACGATTCTCAAAACAGAAATGATGCTTTTTCCCAActtcatgatttattttaacttattATTTAGACATTGATCCTATTTTGATTGCCATTTATTTATGATGTATTCATTTATCGTTTAAGTCTGTGAAATGTATAGAACAAACACTTATCAAAcgcgacttgcagtgcatttaaGCTACACATTTGTGGCCCATTCCTAATCATTGTTTGTGATTTTCTGCATAAAATCATCATGTAATGCTCTACTTTGGGTACTGATTAAATGTATCACTTGATGActgtactgataaaatgtagcTTATAGCTTGAAAACACTGtaattgctttggataaaatgtatttattaaaagctttataaTGTAGTCACAACACACTGGGTTGTTCAAATACGGTTGAGTATATAGACTATATAAACCCACTGATTTAAACGCGTTGTTCTTAACTCCGTTCCAGTCCATATTCCcggaggcccactgctctgcacattttatATGTCTCTTTCATCTGACAgattcagttcagttcatagggatctctactaatgagctgatgattgaatcaggtgtgttgaataagggagacatacaaaatgtgcagagcagtgggcctccaggaataacgccgagaaccactggtttaaatgaacctagaaaatgtccagatattacatttataaatgtacatttgttTTAATGAACCTATTGCTTTctaatttttaatttatagTTACTGGTTACTTTGGCAGCATTGTTGACCCTGAAACATCATTCAAACCAAACCTAATGCATGTCTCTGTAAAATGAGACAAGACTGCATTGCATGGGGCAAGATGTGCCACTATAATAGTGCGCACTTACATTACTGTATATTTGGTTTACTGACATCACATCAGTCAGTAAAAATGCAAGCAATGAATGTCAATATTCCCGATTAGTGTTGTTACAACCGCATCGAGAGACATTTGACTAAAGGATGTTCCCAGGATGCGGATGTTCCCAGGATGCGGATGTTCACGGTCAATGGCAGGTCACTGGGTATTTCGTGTTAACCTATAGCTAATAATACGACACAAAACGATGCATTGCGACATGCATTACAGTACATTTTGAGCCGGTGTGATCTCTATCGTGTACATGCACATCATGTTCTCACCTGCAGCAGCAGTTTTACTCTCTCTATTGGTGCGACTGCAGTTTTGGAAATAGCCGCTGCTACTCCGCCGGCCATAAAGTCTTTAGCAAAAGAAATTGCAGCATCTGCCATGATAGCGCAAATATATTAGCTCGGTATATTAGCAGCAAAATATACTCAAGACCGCTGGTAGAAAGAGCAGGAGAGCGGAAAGTGAGAAAAATGATGCGCAGAAGGATAGGCTGCACAAAATCTCGAGGTTTATCGCGAGATTTTTATATGCTCCCATGTTTGGAACACATAGAATGCGTATTGAACACTAAAATGCTGTCTCttgattaaaaaacatttattttattgtaacatcaACAATATAACATAAATAATTGTAATTACCATTAGTTACCCTGTAATTAACATTAATTATGTACACGTCGTTTTGTGCTTTACccaatgttttatatatttgacCTCAAAATAGGCTAACACAACCCAGCATGTTAAATTACAACTGGGTTTGTAcccttttgacccaacactgggttgaaaataatgcagcatttaaaaaaaatgtatttctatatATCTAAAAATATTC
This genomic interval from Misgurnus anguillicaudatus chromosome 17, ASM2758022v2, whole genome shotgun sequence contains the following:
- the slc25a6 gene encoding ADP/ATP translocase 3, yielding MADAAISFAKDFMAGGVAAAISKTAVAPIERVKLLLQVQHASQQISADKQYKGIVDCIVRIPKEQGFISFWRGNLANVIRYFPTQALNFAFKDKYKQVFLGGVDKHTQFWRYFAGNLASGGAAGATSLCFVYPLDFARTRLAADVGKAGSSREFSGLANCLAKIFKSDGLRGVYQGFNVSVQGIIIYRAAYFGIYDTAKGMLPDPKNTHIVVSWMIAQTVTAVAGVVSYPFDTVRRRMMMQSGRKGGDIMYTGTIDCWKKIARDEGGKAFFKGALSNVLRGMGGAFVLVLYDEFKKIV